DNA from Drosophila busckii strain San Diego stock center, stock number 13000-0081.31 chromosome 2R, ASM1175060v1, whole genome shotgun sequence:
tctttaatttaacttttatatatatttcttgtaactattttattttatttttgaacgGTAGCGTATGTCGAATTCGTTGTCATGCCCGCATTTTATTcactgaaaattgaaaatctcCATCCCTTTGTTGAAACTTCAGCTCAGTTACAGTGCTACTGTGAATTATATTGCCATTAATTATGCGTGGATTTGTGTCTTAAATAACCATAATGCCGCATGTTAAAAATCACTTTAATTCTATTAAAAAGCtgacaaaaatgttttgaaattaattaaggcAAATTTTCAACAAACAGTTGACAATacgttttcttatttttatttttttggctctTAACCGGAAATCTGTGCGCAACAAAGTCTGGCCAAAAATTAAAGGGGGTCATAGTTGACTGCAGCGTACACATAAATCAACTCAACAAATGCAAGCTGTCATAATTTATCATGAGCAGCGACCACGCCCACTATTTGTTAAAGATCTGCAGCTATGGAAGATCGAAGTCAGTAGCAGTAGAGTTAACCATGTAACGACAAATCAAAGGCACAGAGGCCGACTCATTACCTGAAGCACTTGTcaatacaaattgcttatccaagcaggaggaggaggaggagcagcagcagcggcggagACCAGTGGCACTCGAACTGACAAACGTATTGTGCCATTGCCGTCCAATCTGTCAATCGACAGTCAGTGCTACCGCTTGCTACCCCCCCATCTGCTCCCAGTCCAGCAATGCAGCACCCAAGACTGGTCACGGCTCTGGCTGAAATTCtgttgaagaaaaaaaaaagagaaaaaatgcACTCACGCACCTGAATCCCTAATCAGTCAAGCAGCCCAGTCGgcttggttttattttttgatttttgtctctcgtgcattttttgtttaaacgcAACTTttgtgaattaattaattacaattttatgattttattaatttccaaAACATAAATATCGAGGAGAATGCAGTTGTGCGCCGTCTGTCTGGTCGCTGTGTCACCAATTCCCGTCGCATGGCCCGTCGATTCCCATGGCTTATGGGCACGTACAACGAGCTCGCAATAATAAtgaatgtaaattaattgactCGATGAACGATTTAATGtcttaatatattatttacaatgcATTTGCCGacgctcctgctgctgttgccgctgcacgctgccacgcccacactccACGCTCAACGCCCACTGGACAGTTGACAGTTtcacaaacaatttgtatgtaattaTTACAAAGggcgtaacaacaacaaacagcgtGCCGACTGCAATGTGCCTAGAGTTTTAATCATGAAATAGTTGAAAATCGaattaatgtaaatatgaaaagttattttttattattgttagttCAATAGATTTTCACAGCTGGCGGCTAgactgtttgttttttggtcaCGAAGGAAGCCATTTATCAAAATTTGTCAACttggtaattaaatttaaatattttagctgcgtgcaatgcaacaattaagtttctaaaaagaaaatcagTTTTTAGAGCTCTATTAGAAGCGGGTGTCTGAAAGTCTAGACAGCAGAAAACgagtaataattttttaataacttcataaatatatgtttaagataaatttgtaaataatgtgccctttaactaaatatatatatattttgaaaaaagtatttatttattgtcctGCTAACCACAAATTGGCATTGCCAGTTATAAATCTCAACTTCCGTCACAGCTCTTTGCATTTGATTCATGATCTCATGAGCgcataataaagcaaatgcgtTCGTGCCCACGTATCCTCCGTGTGTGGTCCCTTGGCAGGATCATTTAGGCTGAGTTACGAGGCCAAGGCCGTGTCTACGTGCCGTGTGAGtccatattttattatttaaaggaCACGTGCAGATCCTAGATAATTGATAAAACTGCGGGCAGATAAACTGCGAGAGCAGATAGCTGCTGTTTAAGTAATTGATATTCAACGCAAGAGTCACAAAATTTAGCCGGATACCCCGCTGTGCGGCTAACCGCAAAAGCAATCAGCAATTGCTGTATGGACGGACGAGCGGACGTAATATTTACGGAACTAGCAGCACCACCCACATTGCCACACAAGAGTGCAGCttatagagcagcagcagtttccCCAACTTGGTGAGttggcaaaaaaataaataaaatatatgtatgtatataaaaaaagaagatgTTTGCAAAAAGCACATCATTGTCATTACTGTCGTTGCTTGGCTAGCGTATTGagagcatttttttttagcttcttAACAACGCCCCGTTAGCCCTCGTCTGAGTCTGTCTGGTGAGTAGTTCCGCCCACTGACTTCCGGCCAGATACAAAGTGCCAAATTTCGGTGAGTTGGAATTTTTCcttctctctttttttgtgGATATAATTTGAGCGCTGTCGCCGTCAGTGGCCCTAATGTGTTGCAATGTGACGGAATGGGTGGCGCATGTCCATAATTACAAAACCACCCACAGCGCGCAATAACCACTGATACTCTCCACTCCGCCACCTTGGGCAGTAAAAAAGTGATGACGTAGTTTGTGCCACAGCTGAATTGCTTGGCAACGCCCACAGCACAGCGGTCGCTCAAATTTTGCAGCAATCATTGCCGCCGACGGGCCAGCGCAAACGCTGGACAGCAACAAAACtgctcaaaatataaaataatttgaaatgacTTATTTACTAATCTACAAATTCGTCTtcattgtttactattttcttCATAGCTTGGCTAAATGTATTGATGGCTTggataatttatgcttatttgaattgtatttgGTAGAAGAACAAAACGGAATAATCTTTGGGAatctatattttttaactttaaaatcaTCCGATTTATTGACTCTGTTGCTTTTTGAAATTAAGCCTACATTTCTtaccaaaatatcgaaaattaTAGAGCTTTGAATACAGTTTTGTTTAGATGCATCCATTTTGTTgatgcaaaaatgttgttgttattctaattgtacaacaacaatatctcTTGTGacgtcaacaacaaaagcgagtGTTGTGCATCACCAAGCTAAGGATGTGTTATACAACTAGCCGGGCTCTTTGCCTGGTCAATTTGATATAAATCTGATTTGGAACTCCTCGCAGCTTACAGCCAATACTTATCTTACTAACCCTATTTGTTCACTATACTTTCCTACGCCATATCATCCAACGTGAAGTTTTATCCAATTGAACTTTTACATTCAACAtgaatttagttatttttaacattaaacAAGTTATGgcaaaaaattctttgaaaaaattataaacttatcgacataaaataatactgtttttttttttgcacaactGTTGTTTGGGGACACGtaattactaaattaatttcgaatatttaaactttatatatatacatatacataataagTCATTAAAACTCTACGCCCatgtaaataaacattcaAATGTATACATCAGTATGCAGAGTTGCCACTTgtgaaaataagcaaaagtgtGGCAGCACCACAAAACAGCTGTttgataaatgtaaataacgTAAATGATATAATAGAAGTAACTTTATCGGCAGCTGCACAAATGACTTCACAGatttataatcaaaagaaattcATACCCACAGCGCCGGAAAAGGGCAGTTTTCCGTTGGATCACGAAAGCTTGTGCAAAAAGCACTTCCTTCTTTACGCCAGCTGCTTGCGACGGAACGAGAACGACAACGCTAAGTGCCGCGAAGAGGCCAAAGAGTACCTGGGTTGCCGAATGGAGAACAACCTGATGGAGAAAACTGACTGGACGAAATTGGGATTTGCAGAGAAGAAACCACCGGCAGAGCAGAAACAATAATGATACCAGAACGCAATGTGCTTATTGCCGCCACGGGTAGTGTGGCTAGCataaagctgctgcctttaATTAGCGAACTAAGCAATGAAAAGCAgccttatatatttaatgtaaacaaagcctgaaatcttttaaataatgcatttaataatctGCATTTGCTTATAGATTAAAGTCATCATTACCGAACACGCAAAACATTTCATTGAGACGGATCAAGTTCCAGCTCATGTGCCCATTTTAACCGATAATGACGAGTGGTTAGCATGGAACAAACGTGGTGATCCCGTACTACACATCGATTTGGGTAAATGGGCCGACATTCTAGTTATTGCGCCCTTGAGTGCAAATTCACTGGCCAAAATAGCGACCGTGAGTTAACGCTGtccaaatatataaatattgttgttacagctattatatttatttttgttttgcagggCATTTGTGACAACCTCGTAATGTGTGTGGTACGAGCCTGGGATTTGGAAAAGCCACTGTTGTTTGCTCCAGCAATGAATACACGCATGTATGATCATCCCATTACACGCGAGCAGATTGATAAACTAATTAGTTGGGGATACAAGGAGATTCCATGTATTTCCAAGACCCTCATGTGTGGCGATACGGGAAATGGCGCCATGGCCGAGGTGTGCGCAATCGTCGAGGCACTTCGAGCTGTATTGCAATTATCTATGTAACTacgcatttgttttataaacaagataacataaattataagtgGCTGGTTCCAGGGTAAATTCGAATTTTTCATTTCTAGACTTGTGCtggtaataaataatttaataattgtcaaTTAATTGACACAATAAACCAAAGTAAATgcgcattaaaacaaaaacttattaGGTCCAAAGCTATTTTGAAAAGATGTAGAATTTCTCAAATTTTACTTCAATATTATCAGCTCACTGGATGCtaattgtatatattgaaGATAATTTAATGGGGCTTGATAATTACAAGGCATTTTCATAGTTAGTACTATTCTTTGAGCTATAggaaaatagcagcaacaagaaaatgtttaaaagtcGAGATGAGAGCAGCGGGGATGCTTAGATTTGgatagtataaatataaatgttaaatacatttttcagctttttcaatatattcaaaaattgttataaatggtAACTGGTAATAAGTTATGCTATTTCatggtttttaatttatttgtaataatttttattggttAATTTTGAGTGCATCTAGGAGCAAGATGAATTTCTTTTCGggttttcataaattttgttcCATAACTcgcaaaattgttaattatttttgtttgttatactCTTTCATTACAAATTAGTTTAGTTCTCAATAAGAATTTgcagtgttttttttatgtatttgtgtggTGTTTATCAACagtttttatgtattaaatttaaattattaatatgcgATTTACAAATAGTTTATGTACTATATTATGGGTACGCTAGATAAGTGTTTGGGTGTAAGATAgagagtgtatgtgtgtgggtgtgtgctgTTGGGTTTTGTGGGGAAGGAGACAAACTTAGACTTAGGGGGGaaattaaaaagcttaactttaaattacacaataaaatacatgtttatttatattatgtatgttGTATGTGGTAGTTGTATGTATCATAATGTTTGCTTATGTAAGTGTTAAAAAGAACCAACTGAATACGTGTcaaattagaaaaatatagTCTTCAGCCAGATGCATATAAATGTAGATATATCAATCTAAATTTGAAGAtctcttaattttaatatttatatatatttttatacatgtataaaatgtatgcaattacattttaaagttaaacatGAATATTTACATTAGTTTTTCAAGGCTGATTATCctgtttgtatttgctttttatttgctggaaaattaaaacaattaatcaaACTATAAATCGCTTAGGGGATATGCAACAAGCACAACGTACACAGCATGATGCTCTTGCCCAAAACCACGCACAaagtatacaaatatatttgtatgtatgcagtTTATATTGGCGGATTTATACAAAAATCGTTTAGAAAATTGCTTGCCTAGTGAATGAAAAACTATATTgatctgtctgtctctgtgccTTAGCCTCTGCTCTTAAAATGGCGTTTGGTTGTCTTCGGTTTTGCTTCTTGCTCAAGCTTATACTTAAGagtttaaaacatttgctttgtcTGGTATCAAATGAATGGTCATTGTTTTACAACTGGTTAGTAGGTCGCTTTCAACTAATTTGCCATTTACATTGTGCACTGGCAATACATGTATCTaacaatatgcatatgtattgtatgttTGCAGCTAAGTATGGTTATTGGTATGCgggatatataaatatgtaactaTTATAAGATGTTGTCAATTCTGAGCTGCAGGCAACGCTCTCATCTGATCACACAAGATACACACAGCTTGGACGCACTGATGCAGTCGTCATGGCAGAAGGCACCACACTGTTGACAAATGACCATAGGGTTGAGGGTGCATGCACAGTTATCATTGCCCGGTGGCGTGTTTTCGCCGCTCTGATGAAATTGCAGAAgagcgtgctgctgctgctgatgttgctgttgttgttgttgatgttgttgagTTAATTGTTGTGGCGTCGTTGCTTGTTGATTGgttacagcagctgctgctgttacgcttactgctgctgccgctgctgctgttgaggttgttactataaaattgttgccagcCTCTATTAAAGCCGCCGCAGTGGCAGATGGATTaccattgttgctgccatcaATGTAGGTAATATTGGTGCCTggttaaaagcagcaaagataCTTTAGTAAAATTGCaatcataatttatatataaattataaaatataccTACAATTGCggcataattaaaactaaaatcgCTCGTATTTAGAACCTGCTTATGCCACAATTACTAAATACATgaataactatatatataaattaataacatgcACTTCATATACATACGCATACGtagtaactaaaaataatagtatTCTCTGGGCCAAATAGGTAAATCTAGCaaatctatatacatacatatgtattaataaatatgttggCGTGCCAATTTGCTTGAATGCAGTGTGAATTTGTTGATTTGGTGGATTTGAAAGACGTACCTCGCTAACCACTAATAATACACCAATTTACCTGCAGCGATATTGCGCCGCACAATATTCGCAGCCGTGTTAACATTGTtaatctgttgttgttgttgctgctgctgatgttgttgttgctgctgcagttcgtGATGATGCAGTGCTTCATTGGCCACACCATTAGCAACGGGAAGGCtaacgctgttgctgctattgtctACCGAAGCGGGACGCCCGCGTCCGCCCATACTAAGGCCATTAAGACTGTGCAGCGGATTCTGCACGGTAACAAACTATCAAACGAAggagcatttatttataataaatgttatttatttacatgctaTTGGCATACCTGATTCTGATGCAACGGCGGCGCACTCGACGCTCGTGGCGCCTGATTGTCAGCCGCTCCCACATTGGCGCGATGCACCAGCACATACTGACCGCTGCCATTTTGATGCAATATCTCCTGCGTGGGTGGCGCTTGTGGATTCACCTGCGCTCCTGCCGCTGTCatctgcagttgctgctgctgtgtggcgCCAGCAGGCGCTCCAGGCGCCGCTGTCAGCATATGCCTTATGACCGTGGTGGGCGAAGGTTTGCGTTGTACATACTTCTTGCGCGGAAAGCCGCTCATCCGTGGTCCAATCACCTAagtataacaattttataaataaataatttaatttgcattttctgcGTTCTCACCTTGTAGACGCCGGGTCTGCCTACGCCCATAACATTAGGGGGCATGCCGGCATTAagtgttgctgtcgctgcgcCACTCACCAGCAACTCGTCCTGCTTGACCAGACTCTGTGgcggtggcgctgctgctggcgctgcagtcACATTGTTGCTAACTGCGCTTATATTGCTTAAGGGTGTAGCTGCCACGGTGGACACATTTATCGTTGGCgcatttgtgctgctgctaactgtGGTTGCGGCTgtcgttggctgctgctggttgagTATGGCCGCTGGCGGACGCAGTTGCGCCTTGAGATTTTCGCGATTGGGACTATTTTGTATAACCGCCTGGCAGATTTGATAGCTGCGCTCCAGATTAACAGCGCCTGGTGGTAGTCGATTACTAGTCGCCTTGCGACCCTTCCCCGTCGGCAGCTTGGGCTGCAATCGCTGCTGTGCTATGGTCGTTGGCACGCCCGACGGTGGCAATGCTTTCATGCTCAGCTGCACGTTATTTACTGCAGGCAGTGTcggattgctgttgttgttgttgttgttgttgtgattgacCTGAGCTATTGCctgtggcggctgctgctgctgcactgcgcTGGCAACAACATTGGCATAGGCGGACGGAATTTGTGTATTACTGGTTGCGGCGCCCGTTGCTGCTGTACTGGGTGAGACATTGGCGGGTCTTTGCATGGAAATAATATTCAAAGGCTTGGCTATAAACTTGGGCTGTGGTTGCTGatagctctgctgctgctgctgttgttgttgttgttgcaattgttgctgctgcaataagTTATTGTTGGCTGCCTGTGCAAGCAGTTGACGCTGATGCAGCTGTGCCTGCTGTAAAGCAAATTGctgtaattgctgctgcttctgttgctgctgttccagctgctgctgctgctgttgttgttgttgttgttgctgctgtgctagCATATTGGGCGCCAGAAACGGCTGCGGGCCATTGCTGTTGATCTCAAATGGTTTGCGTAGCGTTACGGGCAAAGCTTGATGTGTTTTTTGCaaagcattgctgctgctgctggcttgctgttgttgttgtacagcGGCAACTTGCAATTGCTGTAgtaattgctgttgcagctgttgacgttgctgctgctgttgttgttgttgctgctgcagcaaaaagtttccAATGATTTGACCATTCGAATCAACCAATATCTGACGCTGTTGCTGTGAAGAAGCAACACCCGGAGCAGTAGCTACGgctggtgcagcagcagcgactgcttgTGCTGGCAGCTGATTGATTGTAAtattgctgctactgttgctgctacacAGACTcagattgttgctgctatcattgctattgctgctgttggttatAACTGTGCTGCTGACTTCCATCTCAGCAGCCGACATGGGCACCGCATCACACAGCAGCTCATGAGtaatctataaataatttatataagtataaaaaatagtttcaTAAAATCAGAGCCAGCTTACCTCATTGCTATAATCGTTGCTGTGCACTTGTGGTATAAACGAATGTTGTGCCAATTGCACCACATCCTGAAGCTGCgcctgcaactgttgctgctgctgatgttgttgttgctgctgctgctgctgatgttgttgctgcagcgttGCCACAATATCGCGCACAGTATCGCCATCGCTATCGTCCAGTGTTtcctcttgctcttgctgttcgGTATCTATACActcaacaacatcatcatcatcatcatcatcatcctcgtCTTCTTCCTgttcttcctcctcctcctcctcttcttCCTCTTCATGGTCCAACAGATTGTGACACTCGACCATTTCATGCACAACCTCCTCAGTATCCATTAACTGTATTGCTTCATGTTGCAACTGCTCCACACTGGATGTGGATGCATTGCTTGCGGGTGTGGCTGCCAACAATTTAATGCCGCCAAAATTCCAATCGTGTTGCACATGCTGAAACATATCGTTGGAATTAAGCTCCACCACTGGcgctacttgttgttgttgttgctcttgttgctgctgctgtaatgtGGCTACCATGACTTGCATATCAGCAAGTGTGGGCTCTGTGTTAGTTGCCAGCATTGCTGTGGTAGTGGTTGTGGTTGCTGGCGTGTTGGAAGAATTGCTGCTGGAGCAGGATGAGGACAATGAAGACGAAGTGCTGCAACTAGTCGATGTCGATGAGCTTGCGGGCGAGCTGCTCGAGTTGGTCATTGAGCTGCTAGCGGCGGCAATATCGTCCATCAGCTGCTTTTCACAACGGTCGTCCAATTTGATAATTGCGCTGTTCGCTGTAAGAAATAATTagattgttattatatttatatatataaaatctgtatatatttatattacaattgGGCGATGAGTAGTAGTTGTGACTGATGACAGCTTGATGATTGTGGAAGTATGCTAGAGATGATTGCATtagtaatataaaaaaatggcATTTAGGAACAGTTAGCAgaagttaaaaaaaagaaaacaaacaaagagtATATATACCATGATCTATAGTATCGGCAAACACAATTTCTTGCGGTGGcgttattgttgctgatgatgtcgtagctgttgctgaagttgttgccacattaACCGTTACTTTGGTATCTAAAGtttaagaattatttgttACAAACTTTGTTCTTactttataaaaagcaaacttacCTTCTGAGATATCCACCACATCCTGCATAAAGCCAACAAAATCGTTGGACAATTCAGGCACATTTGTTGCAgcgtttgttattgttgttgtcgttgtgttGTTATGTAACTGTGCAACATCAGGTGGCTCAATTTTATCACAGGTACTGTTAATAAGTGGCTGTTGGTTGcatgttattattgctgctgcttgagtcGCATGATCGACAACATCCTCAATAGGAACACTTTCATGAATGTCACGCTTTATTTGCTTGGATGTTGTGGGCAGCTCATCCAGTACTTCAACTTGACAACCATCCccaacagttgttgctgttgtgtttttgcGTCTTGAAGGACTGCTGGAGGGTCGCTTCAAgatgcgtcgctgctgctccgTAAACgcgttattattgctgttgatactaccgctgctgttggcttctactgttgtggttgttgcagTTACCAAGCTGTCTGTCATTGTTGTCCCGCACTTTGTGCTCTACACATGATAAacaatgaattatttaataaattaagtccTATTCTCTTTTGCTAATTAGGTGCTTACCGCATTAAATTTCTGTTCAGTCTCATTATCACATGTTgctttttgtagttgttgttgtggtggatttgttggtgttgttgttgccatctGCCGTTTGAGTGGCTCCAGCTTCACCTTGCAGGCGGGCAGGTTGTTGGTACTTGGTGCacgctttgcatttttttcaccCCAATACGGCTCGAAATGTTTTAGCTTCCATGGATCCAATTTGTTCTTCTCACGCTCGGCTTccgttttcaatttgatttgattttctgGCGTAAATTCGCCTTCGCTCAAACGTTCCCGCCATTCCAAACAAGCGCGTGCAAAGAACTCGTTATTCAGACAGGAGCTACTCAGGCGTATGGCTTCACCAGAGTCACTGCTAGAGCAACTGGTACTTGCCTGCTCGAATGGCTGCAACACTTCGCTGGCCTCGCGATCCACACTAGGCAACAGCTGGATGAGATTATGCTGATATAGAGGCGGCAGCAACGAGAATGTTTGCTTATTAAGCAGCGCTCGTAAATTCGCGGATGTCAATATAGAGTCCGGCGTTTCCAGATCAATTTTGCCATCCTTAGTCTGCTCAATCTGTGCGGCCGTTGTTAGCTTCTTGTTGCTGCGTCGCCTTGGCTTAACACTAAAGCCCGGTATGGAGGCCAAAACCTCACGCATGGTATTTGTTTGGCTAACAGACTTGGCACCGCCTGGTGAGCAAGACGAATTGCTAGATGCAgccgtggctgctgctgctgccgctgctgcagccgccgccgccgcagcagcctttgcctgctgttgttgttgtatgcgTCGACTACTGATAGCGCGGACTGGCGGCGACGGCTGCGGCCCCGACAGTGCTACGACGCTTGGTGACACATTTGGTAACGTTGTCGCCGTGGACAGGATAACATTGTCCAGGATATACTCACCGGGCATAGGTTTCTTCTCAGGTGGTGGTATGGCTTTCACAATAATCCGAGGCAACTGACGTCTGTTGTGAGAATAACACAAATCAGTTATTGTTTCtaaacatttaacaaatgaCGTGCTTACCTCAAactatgtgtgtgcttattgGGAGAAGTTATCGCATTAAGCGAAATATGTTGGTGTGTctctagcagcagctgctgctgctgttgctgttgagtcGCTGAGACGTCTAATGCCAGCGGATCCTTTTCATCATCATCCACGAGATTCACATGCGCCGTGGCTTCCATAATCACAGGtgttaaatgttgctgttgtggaaTGGTAGCGCCTTGTGTCGGCAAATGtagttgttgatgttgttgctgctgcatttgggGCAAGGCTGCCGTCGATGCTGTGTCCGGCGTaattgttttcatatttaacaataactaTTTACAACTAATATCGAAGATATACCTATGTATGTTATTGTGTCCATGTCAAAGGCAGTTTACATGTTTTTTGCGCACATActaaacagaaataaattagttaataaaacaggagcaattaaataaaagaatccGTGTGCGGCAAACTTACCTGACCAGCAGCAGTTTTAGCCATTTTTAGTAAAAGGGGCGGGGGTAGAGAGCTCCGCAGCGGCAGGCAACTCGTAAGcttgtttgtgtctgtgtgtgtttctctGTTGTGCCTTACATTTATTAGTGTTGTGTGTGCTACAATTACCCTTACTACCAATTCATATTCGGCAATGCCAATCACTTTTTTTCGTCTATTACACACGCTAATTTTCTGTTAATTCTCTTTGCACCGTGTATATTGCTCGCCTACAatttcacaacaacaacaaaagagagCAAAGTTGCAGGaataacacatacacacacgcatacacatgtaATTATAATGCGacacactcaaacacacacacatacacatgtataaaaaaaactttatgcgTGGTTTGTTTTGGCTTTATCAATTGCGTTTTCTTCGTGTCACATTTACCCGCACtggtttattgttattattacggcaattgtggcctttttaaaatattgtacatttgttgcaaagacaaacaaaagcaaaaattttgaattctttttctgctgctcttctacgctgcttcttcttctcatGCGCAAGCGTTTGCATAGCTGTCTTTGTTACACACGCACAGcgagaaaaaaatacaaaaaataaaataaaaaacactttgcaatgaatttttttgttaaacttgAATGAAATTGTTATTACTTTGGCgcactaaaaactaaacactTGAGACAGCGAACGTTTCACATTTTAGTCTTTCAATTGCCTTTTATTTGcgttattaaattgtatatttattggcTCCCAGTTTGAGAGCTAGCGATGTGAAAAAACAACGCACAAGCGATTGCTTGCCGATGAATTATCGACCGATAGATGTGCTTGTAGCCCTGGTGCATGTAGCtcgtacaaaaaaaaagcagatgTAAACAACCGCCGGCGCACATTAGAGTGTGTGGACATGTTTTTATAAgttaaaactatatatacaacatatataCAAGATGTTCTCCATGTGCAAGCAGACGCACGCCGCCACTGCGGTGGAGTTTGCTATTTCGTGCCGGTTCTTTAACAACCTCGAGGAGAATCTGGTGGTGG
Protein-coding regions in this window:
- the LOC108596986 gene encoding polycomb protein Asx isoform X4, producing the protein MKTITPDTASTAALPQMQQQQHQQLHLPTQGATIPQQQHLTPVIMEATAHVNLVDDDEKDPLALDVSATQQQQQQQLLLETHQHISLNAITSPNKHTHSLRRQLPRIIVKAIPPPEKKPMPGEYILDNVILSTATTLPNVSPSVVALSGPQPSPPVRAISSRRIQQQQQAKAAAAAAAAAAAAAAATAASSNSSCSPGGAKSVSQTNTMREVLASIPGFSVKPRRRSNKKLTTAAQIEQTKDGKIDLETPDSILTSANLRALLNKQTFSLLPPLYQHNLIQLLPSVDREASEVLQPFEQASTSCSSSDSGEAIRLSSSCLNNEFFARACLEWRERLSEGEFTPENQIKLKTEAEREKNKLDPWKLKHFEPYWGEKNAKRAPSTNNLPACKVKLEPLKRQMATTTPTNPPQQQLQKATCDNETEQKFNASTKCGTTMTDSLVTATTTTVEANSSGSINSNNNAFTEQQRRILKRPSSSPSRRKNTTATTVGDGCQVEVLDELPTTSKQIKRDIHESVPIEDVVDHATQAAAIITCNQQPLINSTCDKIEPPDVAQLHNNTTTTTITNAATNVPELSNDFVGFMQDVVDISEDTKVTVNVATTSATATTSSATITPPQEIVFADTIDHAYFHNHQAVISHNYYSSPNSNSAIIKLDDRCEKQLMDDIAAASSSMTNSSSSPASSSTSTSCSTSSSLSSSCSSSNSSNTPATTTTTTAMLATNTEPTLADMQVMVATLQQQQQEQQQQQVAPVVELNSNDMFQHVQHDWNFGGIKLLAATPASNASTSSVEQLQHEAIQLMDTEEVVHEMVECHNLLDHEEEEEEEEEEEQEEDEDDDDDDDDVVECIDTEQQEQEETLDDSDGDTVRDIVATLQQQHQQQQQQQQHQQQQQLQAQLQDVVQLAQHSFIPQVHSNDYSNEITHELLCDAVPMSAAEMEVSSTVITNSSNSNDSSNNLSLCSSNSSSNITINQLPAQAVAAAAPAVATAPGVASSQQQRQILVDSNGQIIGNFLLQQQQQQQQQQRQQLQQQLLQQLQVAAVQQQQQASSSSNALQKTHQALPVTLRKPFEINSNGPQPFLAPNMLAQQQQQQQQQQQQQLEQQQQKQQQLQQFALQQAQLHQRQLLAQAANNNLLQQQQLQQQQQQQQQQSYQQPQPKFIAKPLNIISMQRPANVSPSTAATGAATSNTQIPSAYANVVASAVQQQQPPQAIAQVNHNNNNNNNSNPTLPAVNNVQLSMKALPPSGVPTTIAQQRLQPKLPTGKGRKATSNRLPPGAVNLERSYQICQAVIQNSPNRENLKAQLRPPAAILNQQQPTTAATTVSSSTNAPTINVSTVAATPLSNISAVSNNVTAAPAAAPPPQSLVKQDELLVSGAATATLNAGMPPNVMGVGRPGVYKVIGPRMSGFPRKKYVQRKPSPTTVIRHMLTAAPGAPAGATQQQQLQMTAAGAQVNPQAPPTQEILHQNGSGQYVLVHRANVGAADNQAPRASSAPPLHQNQFVTVQNPLHSLNGLSMGGRGRPASVDNSSNSVSLPVANGVANEALHHHELQQQQQHQQQQQQQQINNVNTAANIVRRNIAAGKLVYY